Proteins found in one Triticum urartu cultivar G1812 chromosome 4, Tu2.1, whole genome shotgun sequence genomic segment:
- the LOC125553927 gene encoding uncharacterized protein At5g01610-like, whose amino-acid sequence MDEIMNKMGSYWLGQRANKEMSSAGDDIESLSTSVGDGAKWLVNKLKGKMQKPLAELLQEHDLPAGLFPREATNYEFEPETRRLTVHIPAVCEVGYRDGSELRFDTTVTGTLDKGSLTGVEGLKAKVLVWARVTAVKADAAKVYFAVGIKKSRSREAYEVVRGAITVDEF is encoded by the exons ATGGATGAGATCATGAACAagatgggctcctactggctggGGCAGAGGGCCAACAAAGAGATGTCGTCGGCCGGTGACGACATCGAG TCGCTCTCAACCAGTGTCGGGGACGGAGCAAAATGGCTGGTAAACAAGCTCAAGGGTAAGATGCAGAAGCCGCTGGCGGAGCTGCTCCAGGAGCACGACCTTCCGGCGGGGTTGTTCCCGCGGGAGGCCACCAACTACGAGTTCGAGCCGGAGACGCGGCGGCTGACGGTGCACATCCCGGCGGTCTGCGAGGTCGGCTACAGGGACGGCTCCGAGCTGCGTTTCGACACCACGGTGACCGGCACGCTGGACAAGGGCAGCCTGACGGGGGTGGAGGGCCTCAAAGCCAAGGTGCTCGTCTGGGCCAGGGTCACCGCCGTCAAGGCCGACGCCGCAAAGGTCTACTTCGCCGTAGGCATCAAGAAGTCGCGCAGCCGCGAGGCATACGAGGTCGTCAGAGGCGCCATCACCGTCGACGAGTTCTAG